The nucleotide sequence TGGCTCGCCGGTTGGTTGCGCGCGCTGCTGGGCGATCCCGCGTTGGCTCGCCAAATCGGCCAGGCAGGACATGGTTATGCCGCGCACGAATGCGCCTGGGAGACGGTCGCCCAGCGATACCTGGAATTCATTTCAGGGATTGCGAAGAAGTCCGCTGGCTCAGTCGAAGAAATCCCACCGCCGTATGCCAGAAAAATTGGCGAGCGTGCTCTGCACGGCTGTGCCACTTCCGGCGAAGACTTGGCGGACTACATCATGGGCTTCTGCCAGACGTCGCCGGAGATGTCGGAGTACGCGCGCACGCACCTGGCTCGTCTGGTCCAGACCATACAGGTAACGCCGCGCGGCACGGAACAGGACCGCATATTGGAGATGGGCTGCTATCTGCAAATCACTCCCGCCCTGCGCAGTCATCTCGGTTACGGCGAGGTGCGTGGCGCATATTTTGGCAAGCGGGGAGAGTCGTCGGTGCGCTCGGCGCGCTCCATCACCGGCGAGGAGTTCACTTGCACCGTTGATTTATTCGATGCGGAAAAAGATAAGTACCCTTATCCGGATGGTTTCTTCCGAACCATTTTATGTTGCGAGCTGATCGAGCACCTCCACTTCGACCCCATGCACATGATGGCGGAGATCAACCGCATCCTCGCGCCCGGGGGACATCTGATTCTCTCGACACCCAACCTCACTTCTCTCCGATCCATCGAAGCGGTTCTTCATGGCTATCACCCGGCGCTGTTCGCTCACTATATTCGTCCCGCTGCCGACGGAACCATCGATCCGCGCCACGCCCGTGAATATGCTCCGCGCGAATTGGGCCTGCTGATGGAGGCCGCCGGTTTTGCTGTAGAGGGAATAGAAACAGGAAACTATGCCGCGATCTCCCAGGAGTTTGAATTTGCGCGCAAAGTCATCGCCAGTCACGGGCTGTCGGCGGAATTTCGCGGCGAAGCGATCTATTGTCGAGGCCGTAAGACTGGCCCTGTGCGTGAGCGCTGGCCCAAAGAATTGTACTATCCGTAATCAGGTTTGACCGCAGCCGCACGTCGTACATTTGAATCCCTACTGACGCCAGGTTCATGACCGCAGCGCAATCTGTGGGATAATCCCTGCTTGGGGCTGGTCGCGATTTAAATTTGCGTCCCCACCTTTACTTATGAGCGTCGAGCGAATATTTCAGATATTTTTCCGCAGCGTCTTCTACCCACTGCGAACCCTGAGTCGGAACGCCTCGCTAATCCAGTCGATGGTGCGCCGGGACATTCAAGGGCGTTATCGTGGCTCCGTGGGCGGGACTGCATGGACCCTGCTGCATCCTTTGCTGCTGATCGCCGTTTACTACTTTGTGTTCGGCGTCGTGCTGGGCGTGCGCTTCGGACAGGGCCAGGGATCGGGCGAGTTCCTGCTCTACTTCATCTGCGGAATGCTGCCGTGGCTGGCTTTCAGCGAGGCCGTGGGGCGTTCGCCGGGCGTGATTCCGGAAAATACCAATTTCGTGAAGCGCGTAATTTTCCCGCTGGAGATCCTTCCGGTGAACCTCGCGCTGACCAGCCTGGTAGCCGAGGGATTCGCGTTGCTGATCTTTTTGGGATTCCTGATCACCATCGGTCCGGGCCTCGGGTGGACCATGCTGGCACTGCCGCTGGTACTCATCCCTCAAGTGATGCTCACCATGGGCATCTGTTGGTTCCTCGCCGCACTCGGTGTTTTCCTGCGCGATACCAGCCAGGTTATCGGCCTGCTACTCACTATTTGGATGTATGTCACGCCCATCTTCTATCCGGCGTCACACCTGCCGCAGCATTGGCTGTGGTTATTTGAGAAGAACCCCATGTATCTGGTCGTGGAAATGTATCGCAACATTTTCCTTCATGGAACGCTGCCGGCGGTCTATCCACTTGCGGTGCTGTGGGCCATGGGAATTGCTGTCTTCTGGTTCGGTCATAGCTGGTTCTACAAAGTGAAAAAATCATTCGCGGATCTGCTCTGATGAGCCTGCCAGCCATTGAAGCCCGTAGCGTCTCCAAGATGTACCGCGTGTACGACAGCCCCGCGGCGCGCCTGAAGGAGATTCTTGCGTTCAATCGCAGCTCCCACCATCGGGAGTTCTGGGCGCTCGACGACGTCAGCTTCGCAATCCCGCGTGGCGGCGCGCTGGGCATCATCGGCGTGAACGGATCGGGCAAGAGCACGCTGCTGGAGATTGCGGCAGGCACGTTGGAACCCACGCGTGGCGCAATGGTCCGCCATGGCCGAATCGCGGCGCTGCTGGCTCTGGGCGCTGGTTTCAATACCGAGTTTACAGGGCGCGAGAATGTTTTTCTGAGCGGAGAGATTCTCGGT is from Acidobacteriota bacterium and encodes:
- a CDS encoding ABC transporter permease, which translates into the protein MSVERIFQIFFRSVFYPLRTLSRNASLIQSMVRRDIQGRYRGSVGGTAWTLLHPLLLIAVYYFVFGVVLGVRFGQGQGSGEFLLYFICGMLPWLAFSEAVGRSPGVIPENTNFVKRVIFPLEILPVNLALTSLVAEGFALLIFLGFLITIGPGLGWTMLALPLVLIPQVMLTMGICWFLAALGVFLRDTSQVIGLLLTIWMYVTPIFYPASHLPQHWLWLFEKNPMYLVVEMYRNIFLHGTLPAVYPLAVLWAMGIAVFWFGHSWFYKVKKSFADLL